The Acinonyx jubatus isolate Ajub_Pintada_27869175 chromosome D1, VMU_Ajub_asm_v1.0, whole genome shotgun sequence genome includes a window with the following:
- the MMP13 gene encoding collagenase 3 yields the protein MHRAFLAALLLWSWARCRSLPLPSDGDDDLSEEDFQLAERYLKSYYYPMNPAGILKKAATSSVADRLREMQAFFGLEVTGKLDDNTLDIMKKPRCGVPDVGEYNVFPRTLKWSKTNLTYRIVNYTPDLTHSEVEKAFKKALKVWSDVTPLNFTRLHDGTADIMISFGTKEHGDFYPFDGPSGLLAHAFPPGPNYGGDAHFDDDETWTSTSKGYNLFLVAAHEFGHSLGLDHSKDPGALMFPIYTYTGQSHFMLPDDDVQGIQSLYGPGDEDPNPKHPKTPDKCDPSLTLDAITSLRGETMIFKDRFFWRLHPQQVDAELFLTKSFWPELPNRIDAAYEHASRDLIFIFRGRKFWALNGYDILEGYPKKISELGFPKDVKKISAAVHFEDTGKTLFFSGNQVWSYDDSNHAMDQDSPRLIEEDFPGIGDKVDAVYEKNGYIYFFNGPIQFEYSIWSNRIVRVLPANSLLWC from the exons ATGCACCGGGCCTTCCTCGCCGCCCTCCTCCTCTGGAGCTGGGCTCGCTGTCggtccctgccccttcccagcgaTGGTGACGACGACCTGTCCGAGGAAGACTTCCAGTTGGCAGAG CGCTACCTGAAATCCTACTACTACCCGATGAATCCCGCTGGAATCCTGAAGAAAGCGGCCACGAGCTCCGTGGCCGACAGGCTCCGAGAAATGCAAGCCTTTTTTGGCTTAGAGGTCACCGGCAAGCTCGATGACAACACCTTAGACATCATGAAGAAACCGAGATGTGGGGTCCCCGATGTGGGCGAGTACAACGTTTTCCCCCGAACGCTCAAGTGGTCCAAGACGAACTTAACCTACAG GATTGTGAATTATACCCCTGATCTGACTCATTCTGAAGTCGAAAAGGCATTCAAAAAAGCCCTCAAAGTTTGGTCTGATGTGACACCACTGAATTTCACCAGACTCCATGACGGCACTGCTGACATCATGATCTCCTTTGGAACTAAAG AGCATGGCGACTTCTACCCATTTGATGGACCCTCTGGTCTGCTGGCTCATGCTTTTCCTCCTGGGCCAAATTATGGAGGTGACGCCCATTTTGATGATGACGAAACATGGACAAGTACTTCCAAAG GTTACAACTTGTTTCTTGTCGCTGCCCACGAGTTTGGCCACTCCTTAGGTCTCGACCACTCCAAGGACCCAGGAGCACTCATGTTTCCCATCTACACCTACACTGGCCAAAGCCACTTCATGCTTCCTGACGACGACGTACAAGGGATCCAGTCTCTCTATG GCCCGGGAGATGAGGACCCCAACCCGAAACATCCCAAAACGCCGGACAAATGTGACCCGTCCCTGACCCTCGACGCCATCACCAGTCTCCGAGGAGAGACCATGATCTTTAAAGACAG ATTCTTCTGGCGCCTGCACCCCCAGCAGGTGGACGCAGAGCTGTTTTTAACAAAATCCTTTTGGCCGGAACTTCCCAACCGCATCGACGCCGCCTACGAGCACGCCTCCCGTGACCTTATCTTCATCTTTAGAG GCAGAAAATTTTGGGCTCTTAATGGTTATGACATTCTGGAAGGTTACCCCAAAAAAATATCCGAACTGGGATTTCCAAAAGATGTTAAAAAGATAAGTGCTGCTGTCCACTTTGAGGACACAGGGAAGACGCTCTTCTTCTCGGGAAACCAGGTCTGGAG CTATGATGACAGCAACCACGCCATGGATCAGGACTCCCCCAGGCTGATCGAAGAGGACTTTCCAGGGATTGGTGATAAAGTGGACGCCGTCTACGAGAAAAACG GTTACATCTATTTTTTCAACGGGCCCATCCAGTTTGAATACAGCATCTGGAGTAACCGTATTGTTCGCGTCCTGCCAGCAAATTCCCTGTTGTGGTGTTAA